Part of the Myxocyprinus asiaticus isolate MX2 ecotype Aquarium Trade chromosome 17, UBuf_Myxa_2, whole genome shotgun sequence genome, CTGAGTCAATTAATCGTAAGTTTACAAGGCAATCAAGTAGCCCCTGGGCTGATTGGCTTAATTTTCTGCCATACACAGGTGAGATCTCGGGTAGACTATTGCATCGGTCTAGTTTTGGACCCAGTAAAACCTTCATCACTTGAACAGAAGAATGGCACTGCTTTTGTAAACCCTCTTTTTTAGTCAATGTTTCAGGATTGGGATCCATTTTGCTTGTTTCAATTTGTAGTCTTTCTTCACACACCTGTTTCTCAACACAATTGACATGGTTCTCCTCCTGAATCTCCTCAGTTTGCTCCTCATGAGGTTCTTTAATCTCTATTATGTTTTCTGGTGGCTCACTTTTGTCCTGTTGAGAAGCGTCCTCGTCACCTGGAGTCTGAGTAATACTTTCAGTGAGTTCGACATCCATTTCATAAACAGGGCCATCAGTAGGAATGTTCCTGAGCCAGTCCTTCACAACTTCTGTAGGGGAAGAGTTTGGTAAGCATGATGGCATCAGTTCTGAACAGTGTTCCTCGTTGTTGCGCTCTGATGTTTCGCTGactttcctgtgtttgttttggctgCTTTTGTCACTTTTATTGTCATTAATCTTCTCAAACTTGTCAACATTTTTGCTGGAGGTAATTGACTTTGATTCTCTACTGACAGGTCTTACATTGTCAACAATCTCTCTTAACAAATCTGCAGCTGAAAGGGCCCGTGATAAAGTGCTATCACTCGACGAGCCAGTATTTATGACTGATGCTTTATTTTTGGTGTGAATTCGACAGTTCTGagaaatatcagacatcaccactGAATTTGGCCTGGATGTGACTTTTTTCACAGATATCATGTCTGATTTGGATGTTTGAAGAGACTTAGCACTGCCAGCATCATTGGCtgcatcacattttattttaaggcagtttatttccaaacattGTGGAGAAGATTTAGATCTTCTATCATTCTTGGAGGTACTTTGGTCATTTTTGGACCTCACTGAATGTTTAGAGGTCTCTCCAGCATTTAAACAATCATTTACTGGTGTAGCTTTTCCAGAGGCTCTTTCTTTTTGGTCATGTTTTAAAGATGTTCCATACATTTTGTTGGATGCATTATGCATTTCAGTCATTTCTGCTTGGTTGGTGTCACTGCCAGCTTCACAAGCTCTCTCACTTCCTTTTGTTGCTGTATTTTTAGCACTTCCCTGTAAAACACTGGAGGGTGACTTACTGCATGAAGATGACACTGACAAAGCGGAGGGCACTCtgatattgttttcatttaacCCACTTCTTGACTTGCTCTTCTTAAGTTCTTCTGACACTACACTTTTATCTGAGACAAGTGAGAGGGCTTGGTCAGGAGTTTTGCAATTAATGTGATGAGACTTTTTGGATTTTGATTCTGAATTTGCAGAGTTCACAGATGCTACCTTCTTCGATCTGTCCTCAATCTCCACACCATTTTCAATCTCCAATTTATGTCCACAGTCCTCTCTGGTTGCTGACATGCCACTGGTTGATCGTTCATCAAAGTCATCACACTTTAGTTCTTCATCAAGTCCAAGAGAGACAGATGCTGTTGATGTTGGGCTTAGAGGCTCATCTAACTGGTTGCACAAAGACATTATGTTGTTTATATGTGATTTAGCTGACAGTTTTGACTTTCCTGACAATCTGCTTGCAACTCTCTCCACAGATTCATCTTTGACATCCTTGTTTTGGGTCTTAGGCTTTGAATCTTTCAAATTACTATTTGAGGAACTGTGACAACAACCTTTACTTGAGTTTTGGGATTGTGAGGATACTTTAGAGTTTACCATCAACTCGCTTGGAGCTCTGCTATTAGTCTCCTTAACTTCAGACATGTGGGTTGACCTCGGTCTGCTCGGAGATGGAGACCTCTTTGAACTAGGCAACGGAGAGGTCACAGTTAAGTCATTCTTTGTCATGTCTTTGCCATTCTCCTTTTCTGGGGTGTTTGAACCTGATTTGATAGATCTTTCAGAGCAGGCTTTAGACTTTCCTGAAACTTCAGAGATCTTAGACATTGCACTGGTTGCTCTCTTCGACTCCACAATTTCTTGAGTTGAACATTCATAAAGTTTTTCAGCGTTTGGTACTGAGGTAACTGTGGTTTGGGGAACGTTATGGCTTGATTTGTGAGATGAACAACACCCACTACAAGTGTTTGACTCTGCAAtcaaaactttgtcattgtttgGCATGGATAAATGCTTTGATGATACATCTGACTCTACAGATGTTTTGGAGTAGATGGACAATGAACTGACTAACCTTTGTTTTGCATTTACCtcagtttcatttttattttgaactTCAGAAGCGCTGGACTCTCGGGTGGTGTTTGTCTCGAAAAACTTGCAACAAGATTTGACAGAtctctttgtttcttttgatgcATGGGATGAATGTTCAGAGGATGGGTTTGATTTATTGGATGTGGCACTAGCTGATCTCACTTCACCAGTGAACTCTTTGTCTTTTCCATAATGATTATCTGACGATCTGGGTGTTCTAGCTTGCTCTGAATGGGCAGGCTTTGATTTGTGGGATGTCCTCGATGCAGCTGTTATATTTGAAGTGTCAGATATTGGGCTGACTGCTCTTGTTTGGCTTTTTTTCTCAGTTTTAGACATACTTGATGCTGGTGTTGGTTCTCTCTCTGAAACAATGCAGTTTGGTTCTGACTTGGTTGACTTTGCAGAAGCAATTGATTTAACTGACATGGCACTTTTGTTTCGTTCTTTGTTTGCAATTTCTTCTTCATTATGTTCAGATTTTCCAATGGAAGACCTTTCATGAGCAGtgcagtttgatgtttttgaagTAGCAGAGGCATTTGAAGTTTTAGACAGTGCAGTTTCAGAGCAATCCTGTGTAGCTTCCTCTTCTGATGAATTATTATTAAAAGGTTCATAAGCATTTGAAGTTATTTTTTCAGGTTTATTTGACAATACTGAACTAAGTTCCTCCTCAGCTGTAATTTCTTCTGTGTCCTCTGGATTTCTAGACAGTCTTTTACACTCACCACAATGGGAACATACACCAGACTTTCCAGATCTTCTAGACATACCTGAATTTCCTGAAATAGCACTTTGAGATCTATTAACATGCTCTTTTTCATCTTCACAAATCTCCAGAGCATCTGATGCATTGGACCCAGGGGTATTTTTTTGGCCTCTGGATTTACAAGTTGCTTGGCTTTGTCCAAATGGAAATGAATTTGGGGTTTTGGCTCCACAATGACATCCGTGAGATCTGGATGACACTTTTGAAGCTATAGATATTGTACTCTTTGCACCGTCTATATGATTCACTTGCCTGTCACCATTTACTGGTGCTGTGAAAGAGGTTTTATACTTTTTGAGCTTTAATGAGTGAACGGCACAGCTTGATCCTTTACTTGGAGGTCTGGGGGATAAATAAGATCTTGGTGAGGTCTGATGGCCACAACAATGAATACATTTGAATTGATCATCACACTCAAGATGGTCACTCTGAGACCAATGTGATGCTCTGGAGATGCTTGGAGGCAGGTCATCGTAATCATCATCTTGATCTTCCTTAAAAGACTCAAGCACTTTAGACGAGCTGCTGACAACAGAAATTGGCCGCTCTTCTGTGGTCTTAGTGACCACTTGGTGTGGCATTGGAGATTTTTCAGCATCAGGTTCCCTGATGTCCATATGAGAACATTTACTTTTAGCATGACTGCTCTTTGAGTTAACGGCAGAGGCTGATACTTCACTTTGACTGCAGCAATGACTTATTGTGCAGTATTCCACCCTGGTGTCTCCTTCCTCCATACTCTGCTCAAAGCACAAGGCCTTTTCCACCTCATGCTCAGTGCATTCCTCACTAGAGCGAGAAATTGTTTGCGTGCTATCCACAGATGACTTTTTATGTACAATTTTAAGAGATGATCCACTTGAACTTGCCGACTTGCAGGCCGCCTGGTCTTTGTGCATGGGGTTTTTCCAAATGTCGTACTCTTGGCAGTTGCAACAATTCTGACAATGCGACTCCTCAAGATGCTTCTGAAGTAGCTTTGACACAAAGGCTTCCTCAGTCTCAGATGGATAAATGGATTCTGGGTCTGAATATTCAGCTTTAGCTTGGAGATAATGTGGCTCGGCGTCTTTTACAGAGCCGTTATCGCTGAGGTTCGTAGATGACTTTTTGATCTCAGTGGACCACTGGAGAGTCTCGTCATTAAAGAGGCTAAAGCGAACTTTCATCTCGATGGAAAGGCTTCCATCTTTGTTTACTAGCACTCTCTTCTCAATGTCATCTTTCACTACGAGTTCTTTAACATAAGGACAGGTTTTGACACAACCAGACTGTCCTGGCGTCATGCATAATCCATTCTGATAAGACTTTTCTGAAGAAAGAGAGAATCTTGTTGATCTGTTACTAGAGTCTGATCGTGGATGGATGATGCTTTTCTTTGTCTTCAGGCCAAAgtttactgtaaaaacaaaataactaaattagTTGTGGGCTGGTTTTTTCACcaaaatagagctgttcagtcatgatgtcaatttgtacACCAACCCGGAAGGCTAATTAGATATATGAATAAAATAAGGTCTTTGGTGAACATTATTTCTGGAGACATCATGTCATAACatgtcaaatgtgaattttgaaattGTGTGCTTTAAAAAGTACATTGCTAATAAGTTTCTACATAGGGACTACAAAGGTTGTCAGTATAATAACACATCATTCATCAAGCATGTGATTTAtcttgtagaacaaaatgtgaaactATCTTTAAGCAATGTTAACCCGAGACcttattttaatcataaattgTAAAACAATATTCTAACAACCAATTAGAATTTCCTGAGGGAACCCAAGGcttgaaaatgctgttttttggggggatttcttTTTTCTGcgctagcacctatactactccagccaccttgagagcttgaCAGAACAACACTGTAGATATTGTTGAacattgtatgacaaattgcttgctatgttcctcatttgtaagtcactttggataaaagcgtctgctaaatgagtaaatgtaaatataaatgatttAAAGCTATAAAATGAACAGCTTTTTTTTATAGTGACTCAAATTACTTCACTAAAAGATAATAACATCTTTTCACCATCAACATGCAAACGTTACTATAACAAACTAATTTGAAACATGCTCTTGTTTCACAAGTGTTGTTTATATAATGCTGATAATACATTAACTGCATTAAAGCTTGGCGTTGGATGCTTGTTTAGCCCTCAGTCTATTATTAGAGACATGTGGGTAGACAGAGCTAATCACTATAATGATTCACCGAGAACAAATACATGTAAACAGTTGTTAAATTGGACTGTGCAAACAATAAGTGAAAATATTTACCATTCTTTTTGCTCTCATAGCCTTCACTGTAGATGCTGGACTGAGATCTTGTGCCCATTCCTGGTAGCCTTTCGTCAGAGAGCTTCTTCACACTCTCTGTGAGCAAAGGCCTGAAGGGTTCTCGACCCACACACACCAAAACACTCGGGCACTGCATCAGACTCTGAATACTGTCGATCTATgaagagtaaaaaaataataaaataaaataaaatttaaactaAGAATTTATAGTAAGATATAATGAGTAAAATCCACTCAGAGATAAATACttaatggctctgttccaaagctTGTTAGCTGCCTTATAGTCTATATAGATAACTGATTTCTTAGGCAACATCCTAGTTGAGGTATTACTTCATAAATGGCTGATTTTAAATGATCTACATGTTCAGATGGTCAACACACGCATGGAACACTCGACTAATGTTAACAGCTGATTCTAATAGATTTagttattagcatgttgctaagctaactcaAGCACAAAAATACATAACGCATACAAATATTGAATAAAATTTGTAATTAGATGGAACTATTTTCTTTCAGTAGTACCTTTTAATATCTTTCAGTCAAATCCACTCAGAGATAAATAATTACTGGCTCTGTTACAAAGCTTGTTAGCTGCCtcactgtctacataggcaactGCCTTCTTAGGCAACATCCTAACTGAGGTAGAACTTAATAAATAGCTGATTAGAAATGCTCTACATGTTCACATGGTCAACACAAGTAACACTTAGGACACTCGACAAACGTTAACAGCTGATACCAATAGATTcaggcattagcatgttgctaagctaactcaATAAGCAGAAAAAtttatagcacacacaaatatttaaaacaatttgtaaTTTGATAGAATTATTTTCTTTCAGTACTTTTCATCATTTTTCAGTCTGCTAAAATGAGGTATTTTAAAAAGTAGCATAATTTTGCTGTTTATTGTCTGGAGTGTACTTgcgatgcctaaaaatgctgccTTGATAGCAAGCTCACTACAGTTTTCAACCAATGCATACTTGCTTTGAATGTAAGGgaaatgtgaaaatcccagaccTAAAATGAATGGGTCAAATGAAAAGTTACAATTCCATTATAGCTGTAAAAGCCTAATATCTGCTGATTGCAGCTACGTTAGACTGGTGTTTACAGTCAATCCTCTACATACACAATTGGAACAAATTGTctggtaaaaatgtacaataatgttccatttgttaacaatagtaaATGCATTCAGTAtcatcattgttcattgttagttcatagtgcattactaatattaacgtatacaacttttaataaaaatacaaaattattagtatgttgaaattaacattaaccaagatgaataaatgctgtaaaagtattgttaatttttagtttgtgttaactaatgtggttaaataatttttacaaatggaaccttattataaagtgctccCAATTTTCTCAACATGATTCCCCTTACTGCTAAGtcaattgtttaatttaatattagcagcatattcatttatgtaaatatgtaattaaaccaattaaaaacaaaatatatttatttaatagggTATTTAACCCTCAGAAACCCAGCGTTGCAGATTTGCAACGTTTGTTTAtttaaccggtcctgctcgacctactccgagcgggatttgaactggggtctccggcatgggaggcaggcatgcCAAAGAGTAGGCTGAAGGcaacagcccctagcatcagttgctagtgtgcctcttgaggccaggggagtgaggtttacacactgcacagttaCCTACCAGCTGGCAACCATTACATTTACAGCAATTAAAcaatagttattttttaaattaaaaatggtaTAAAACTTCACACCTTGCTGAAGTCAAACAAATAGTCGAACAAATAGTCGCCTCAAAGCAAAATGTGCTCAAAATCAAGATCACCCCCCAACCCTTTCTAAAAATATAAtcaaggagaaaaaaaataaaatatataatcagtCTCTTtgcttgggtctctgagggttaaagaTGCAGAAAGCGATTCCCTCATAACACTAAATGGATGTCTCGCTTTTGAGTTTAAATAGCCAGTCACCTTTTTGACAGAGTTTGTTTACTCTAGAATGTGCATTTGTGCAGCGTGCCAGCatgaatatatttttttgccTGAGTTAAGCAAAACAAGCTACATTTATCATACCATTGCTGTCAAATTTGATTCCTAATTTGAAATACGTTTTTGGAATATATCCTTAACCAAAAGCTTTGGAGATTTTGGTTTTTCCCCAAATAGATAGGAGCTACATACACTTGCATGACTCGAAATAGCTGCTTCTGGCATTACCAATATGGATGcccgagtgacctgacttgccataaaggaatagtttaggcagaatattagtctcagtcaccattcacattcattgcatctttttttccatacaatgtaagtgaatggtgtctgaggcttacattctgcctaatgtgAACTTTGGCCATAGTAAAGAAAGTTATCTCACCAACATCAATTAGCCGTAGGCCTACAGTTATGTTCTGACCTGACCCTTGACTCCTGAAATAGTTGACACGGCTAATTAAAGAATGGCTGAAGAAATTAAATCCCTGACCTTATGTCCCTCCAGCGTGTAGAGCTTCTTGACATGACACTGCATGAGCTCGGAAATCTCCTCCATGAAGACACGAAGACTTCGAGCGGTTCTCCTACTCAGAATGATGGACCTTCTCACAGCAGGGTCATTGTTTTTCACTAGAACGATCTTCTTTGGGTGGCGATGGTAGTGCTGCTGTCGCGAGGGGGCTTCTTCAGGTCTGGAGGGCTTCCTGCGGGCGTTATGAGGATGGCTGTGGTGCTGCCAGACAGCTGGCCTCTTCCCTGCAGCTTCCATGTTGATTGGCTTCACGTAGCGGCGATCGGAGCACAGGTAACAGCCCCCGTCCACCAACTGCTCTAAATGTTTAATGCTGTGGATGCCCCTGGGGGTCGTGATTGTACGGACACCAAAAGGCAGAGAAaccttttgggaaaggtcatccAGTAAGGCATCAAAGCATTTAAAGCTACGTTTGTGAATGGCCATCTTGATGCCTTTGAACTGGGCGTCACCGCTCTTGTAGAAGGTAATTTTCTTGGCTGGTGCGGCCGCAGTCACGCTGGAGGAGAATGAGGATGATGGAGGATGTGGGAAATGATGAAGTTCATCTTTAAACTGGGTATCGGCATAGAAGGAGCTTCTGGTCGCTCTCTGCATCTCTTCTCCTCGTCAATTTAATCTGTAGAGGAGAGTTTGGAAATGTGTATGATATCATCCTAAACACTATCACTCAGAATTAACACAGACTTAAAATGTAAATCCatgggaaagaaaaagaaaatctcaaTAGACCTCAACAGTACTCATCCatcttttcagccatcttggttctggaagtatttttccattgggatttaataaaatccttcttaaaagagtcgtaagccatgaaccaaaccaacaagttctgaggtgaatcacaacattgcaaactttgacttgaagcaaaaaattatttttaaatctgaaaaaaagactaaggtacaagactgtgtactcaacgtctttaatgagggaatgaactgcaATCCAATaaagcactgcgaatgatgtaacagaattaaaaacattgaaaaaaaaaaacagttgatttaaagttgttgattataagtatacactgcaatatatatatatatatatatatatatatatatatatatatatatatatatatatatatatatatatatatatatatatataagttattgttaaaaattaattcccctatggagaaaattaatgggatgtttacttccagaaccagactgttgcgctctatccatttcaaggactgttcgttggtgacaTCAAGTGACATCACTGTTccgtgaacatttcctgcttgtcgaAACAGAGAACATTTAGCATtctaaaatgaatggaagaaattggaacacccaacagcAGCCAATGGTCAATGGGGGTCCAGGAACGGAGTGATGAGGGTCCAGTGCAAGTAAGATACATCGCTGGACCCACACCATCGGCACATGCTCCTCAAACCAATAACATTTGACTGCTTatatgaaatatgttcttttatcgtagtcttgaccaaccgttttggagatttcgattttccccattcaagtagataggagctgcactgtcatgacgctTGCCCAAACGGCCCAAGAGTGTTCCAAAacggccgccgagtggactgactaatCTTGAAatagagactttgttgaaaggatccagaaatacgtttggaccgttctaattcacttgtttttgttttcattcttgaaatggtctatacatcattgagattaaatggagacttttgGATATTGAAATCATTATATTGATACTGATGGGAAAAAGCCATATACCCAACATTTATGTTGAGAATGTCTCCAAAACAAGTCACCCCTATActatggtggtaccatggtacagtaatggtatcagatagtaataccatggcactgtatgattatcatattcatatACCGTGTCATTTATAATAGCACTCAAAGTACTTggataccatggtattacaattaGTGTCCCAAAACACAGCTTTTTGTAAGTGCAGTCATAAGGTATTTACTTCAGCTACTGCGATACCAAACTGTTGTGCCAAAAGGCCTTTTTAATCATTTCAAACTTTTAAACTAACTACGCCCCAGTCCAGAAGTTAATCTGATGCTCTTTGGGGAACAGTTACAGTCTTTAAATTGCATTTCCTTCTGAGTCTTTAATAGACGCTTTAATCCAACGTTTGAAGAGGTTAAAGAACATCATCTTTCAGCAAAATCCATGAACTAATTGTGGCGAATGACAGTTTCATTAGCAACAGTTAAATCTTTTAAAGTTGTTACATTattatttctaaataaataaaacaaaatattgtatatttctatTTTGACATATTCCGCTTGAAATTATATTTAGGGATAATTGACGAATACATGACTCCGAAGACCTGCCAAAAACCACCTTAAAGACAACAGTATAAGCATTACATATTATCTTAGTAGCCCAACTCAATATAAAATGTAGTAGACATacataaaatatagaaaatatactcACATTTACAGAATACATGATCCTATCTGATGCTAAAAACAGTTTTaatcaaatacaaaaatattaatagtCTATCAAAAGCAATGTTCCAGGTAGCATCCAAGCACAAAACTGGCACTAAGGAAATAAGAGAGTTCACACGCCCTCCCACAAATGGTCTGGCCACTAATCAGATCCTTTGGCTACTAAGGATAGATCGCAAAGCTTCTTTAATCATCTTGAGATTTCACTGAACTCTAGAGGAGCGTCAGACACATGACAGCGAGACCAGGGTTGCATAAACAGAGATGAGCAGAACAAAGTTACGAGACGTCTGCTTTTTGATGCCTAATGGTTGTCTGTACTTGTGTAACTTTTACAAAcatgtcattaaaaaaattagtgTACCATATATACACAATAAAAAGAAACTTCACTCCATTTCTCTCTCACTTACAGGAATAATTAgtccaaaaatttgaattctgttattatttactaaccaacattaggggtgggtaaaaatattgattgtcCGATTGCATCAcaatcttgatatcgattcttaaataccAAGAtcatcttttactctatgcgcaactctccactacagtgagaggaaatcgctcgcattagcaaccaaatttcgtgctatgcgAATAAAATGCATATTGGCAACTGATTGGTATATGTTTCGATTTCACCCACCAATAATTGtttagtatagtggtggagtattcagcagctaGATCCTTTCACATCATGTTGACAGTAAAAGCtgctccgtgtaatgtgtgtgtccAACGACGAGATCCACGCGACCCATTAGTCAATGAATAATTTCTCTTTTAATacactttctgttctctacagtcagttgttgatcaaaaacaaaaaagaaacatttgattCTAATCATGTGTTGGACAGATGAGATAAAGGAATTCATCAACATGTGCTCACTTTCaaatgctgtttacagaaatgctgtcttTCTTAAGGAGACAGTACAGGTTTTTAACAtgcgttcaacaaatcaatgtaaatacctgtaaatagtacaaattatattattaaacaataaacatgtaacaaaaataatatatgcaatatattatcatttttattgatttaatacattgatttgtttatttttaaaagctaaaatgtgaccaaaatgatgaaaaactaataaaatataattagtcaaattaatattttctaaatGTACCAGGTTAGAAggtctcctgtataattaacagcattaactgggagaaaatgtatttcatttgtaagcaaaatggacattataactgaaatatacccatatgaacgaaatcggaattgaatcgaatcaagagcttgtgaatcggaatcgaatcgaatctggaaatctgaATCAATGCCCAGCCCTTACCAACAGTCATTCAACATAGATGGTGAAACCATAAGATATTGTACCACTTGGCTTGTATGAAAAGATTCAACTTTTTTTCCATCGGgaccaaccaatcaacatacagagttttaaatcaatacaatacaggaaTAACATTTTAGCTAGCTCTCTATCCAACACTCattttttaagaaaggaaatgtctatGAATAAATTTGGTTACTCTTTCCATATTTAATTATGCAATACAaaagacagataataataataaaataatacgcTTCCCTCCTATGATTCCAAaaactgatgttttctttcttccgtggtacacaaaagtgatgtgcctattaaaatcatggttaggtttagggtataaGGTCAAACTTAAGAAAAATCATCATAACAACGCTCATtggattgtttatttttctctatggtagtaaaagtatgttttcttatttcttacgattttgccatctcgtactattattacgacttgtcacgAGACCAggttgtgttgtttttttccaaaccggaatgactttctatcttccatggaatacaaaagaagatgtttagcagaatgttagcctctttaattgcatttttttttccatacagtgatagtgaatggtgactgaaactaacattcgtCTAACTGAACaaaaaaagtcacatgggtttgaacACGAgcgtaaataattttatttttagctgAACTATCTCTGTTTCTCACATGAAACAAACAGGGCATTGCTGTAAATGTTATATATTTTGTCATTCGCCAGATTAAAAGCTGCAAGTCTTATcgcttaaaaaagtaaaaacacacctctcctcaacaagctgaaTGATTTAAGACATaatttatgtctgtagcacaaattttGCTAAATGAGTTATGCGACAAAGTTAAATACTCATTAAAAAACAAAGACGTCAAGTTTTCCATATAGTGTTAAAGGATGTGAGCGACTTATACACACTCTAGTATTGCCAAAGCACTGGCTTACTGTAATCTCAAGCAAAGACAGCACATCCTCTGTAGTCTTAAGTGACCCACTATTACCTGCACACTAAAGGAACATACACTCTCCCTGTTTTATTTTAAGTGCTGTGTAGTTCTAGTTAACTCAAACAGTTTCTAATATTTTTGTTTCTATAGCTCAGTTGCTAGCACATGGGTCATGGGTTGATTCCTAGGGAATGCATAAGCTATTTCATAAATgt contains:
- the LOC127454995 gene encoding retinitis pigmentosa 1-like 1 protein, translating into MQRATRSSFYADTQFKDELHHFPHPPSSSFSSSVTAAAPAKKITFYKSGDAQFKGIKMAIHKRSFKCFDALLDDLSQKVSLPFGVRTITTPRGIHSIKHLEQLVDGGCYLCSDRRYVKPINMEAAGKRPAVWQHHSHPHNARRKPSRPEEAPSRQQHYHRHPKKIVLVKNNDPAVRRSIILSRRTARSLRVFMEEISELMQCHVKKLYTLEGHKIDSIQSLMQCPSVLVCVGREPFRPLLTESVKKLSDERLPGMGTRSQSSIYSEGYESKKNVNFGLKTKKSIIHPRSDSSNRSTRFSLSSEKSYQNGLCMTPGQSGCVKTCPYVKELVVKDDIEKRVLVNKDGSLSIEMKVRFSLFNDETLQWSTEIKKSSTNLSDNGSVKDAEPHYLQAKAEYSDPESIYPSETEEAFVSKLLQKHLEESHCQNCCNCQEYDIWKNPMHKDQAACKSASSSGSSLKIVHKKSSVDSTQTISRSSEECTEHEVEKALCFEQSMEEGDTRVEYCTISHCCSQSEVSASAVNSKSSHAKSKCSHMDIREPDAEKSPMPHQVVTKTTEERPISVVSSSSKVLESFKEDQDDDYDDLPPSISRASHWSQKIVESKRATSAMSKISEVSGKSKACSERSIKSGSNTPEKENGKDMTKNDLTVTSPLPSSKRSPSPSRPRSTHMSEVKETNSRAPSELMVNSKVSSQSQNSSKGCCHSSSNSNLKDSKPKTQNKDVKDESVERVASRLSGKSKLSAKSHINNIMSLCNQLDEPLSPTSTASVSLGLDEELKCDDFDERSTSGMSATREDCGHKLEIENGVEIEDRSKKVASVNSANSESKSKKSHHINCKTPDQALSLVSDKSVVSEELKKSKSRSGLNENNIRVPSALSVSSSCSKSPSSVLQGSAKNTATKGSERACEAGSDTNQAEMTEMHNASNKMYGTSLKHDQKERASGKATPVNDCLNAGETSKHSVRSKNDQSTSKNDRRSKSSPQCLEINCLKIKCDAANDAGSAKSLQTSKSDMISVKKVTSRPNSVVMSDISQNCRIHTKNKASVINTGSSSDSTLSRALSAADLLREIVDNVRPVSRESKSITSSKNVDKFEKINDNKSDKSSQNKHRKVSETSERNNEEHCSELMPSCLPNSSPTEVVKDWLRNIPTDGPVYEMDVELTESITQTPGDEDASQQDKSEPPENIIEIKEPHEEQTEEIQEENHVNCVEKQVCEERLQIETSKMDPNPETLTKKEGLQKQCHSSVQVMKVLLGPKLDRCNSLPEISPVYGRKLSQSAQGLLDCLVNLRLIDSEPKKEKHPKYNEVMMILQSLWLQEPSENKPNIKEHLSAENEFNPRSSSGVDVCSGSTGSVKCSMSGIVEKSETIQGKIPPIAKQEASLSDKDEVVVEEDEEKPTTASCEGLDPSNVLSDPITPDIAERVQGSPKNTEMGDDNQENIVLTPATKEDSQSTENKNESDQTPLTSFNKSSGNESYTIKSTENTSSGTPPSVQRASLIKRVSQDPDPIWVLSLLKKLEKQFMLHYADAMAEFKVRWDLDDNEMLNMMIRELKDEVHKRIQSSIHRELQKIQGRAGKGPRPPENALSRESTVQTEQRRKRLRVMRNKSISLSRSDENYTASGTDYSNQRIGDEYCPCDVCMKKKMASRVVQRAQALSLAPVMKEFDLRKILQMKKDPAKSPEWKMEEQSTANTGNKEENNLEVVHEDVEEVKDNRGHISEAKEGDIKEEAEREAKDNEHIQEDASADHETKDEETNDKKESSDEDDDEEMEGERDKEEENGDGEVKEKEEVEIDEKAENAEEEEVELGEAEHGEMIQEEAEKEGNAMEEECEEKDGPEGDIEEVGNAENSDTAEDEDEDKEENMETAENGEMTETGEETESGEEGKAPEEGEAETETGDEVNVEKTEKDKPAADEGESKSDKDDTSEGEKSDENEPPNKESTSEKNANGNYTGSAEDKTVEDRISDTEEDEDQLEKNIKTSNVNAKEEVRGDPDETDKQEDLVEDFKPDKPDSEKDKPGKTIVDGFECTITKQITRISMESQPGSMGNCTNHVAQAKLKDLHSFMESTESHGDNMVVITKQAPYKDNSELTGQGNQKDIGNGFPEWEVSPKIRNRAIKQKKPMDNDILMNGEEF